Below is a window of Populus trichocarpa isolate Nisqually-1 chromosome 3, P.trichocarpa_v4.1, whole genome shotgun sequence DNA.
GGTGATTAATTTGCCCACTTAATTatcaacaattaaaagaaagctTTTAACAACGTCTCACTGTTTTATTTACAGGAGGCTGCTTATACCTAGCTAAGGATATAGTTCTTAGGGTCTAATTATAGAGTCTCATATATAATAATGACGATTTACCAAACACAAAATCAATCAGGACGGGGGACGAATTCCGAACCATGCCTTGacaacatctatatatatatatatataggacaCTTTGACTTCCACCTCTCGAAAGAGTGAAAGAAGCTTTGTAGATTATAGAAAGATTTAACCTGctttaattaagtgcaatgaTTATATTAGAGGGAAACCAAATGAACAAAGATATTGTAAATGAAACCCAAAAGGCTGAATGGTCAGGTTTTTCTCCTAAAGTTTGTGTGCTAGATTATTTGTGACCTCGATCGTTGCTGCTTTGCTTTAGCACGTGATTTTCTCCCCTGAAAGGTATAAATTGTAACAGGAAAAACAAGGAAAGCGAAGGGTGAAAATGATGAAAGCAGACATGTCCAATCATAATGATCTTCGTTGACACCAAGAAATTCTCACATTCAAGCAACTGTTTGAGTGAAGAAAGGGTATCATATGCTTACTATATTTATTAACATCTATATATGAGCAGGTGTGTGTATATGCATATGTAGTGTGTGTTTTATAttctgaaaaggaaaaaaggagacAGCACTCTGGGTGGAGGGCTTTTTCATGTTGAATTTAGATGCAAGAAATGATGTGCTTATCTTTAAATCATTAGGTCTTCCCTAAATGGCCATATTATGATTAATCCCCCAACTTCCGTAATTATGTCCTTTTCACAATGGCGTAACATTACTTTTGGTTTGGTCTTTGTAGCTAGCTAGTTATGTAGTATTCATTACAGCTCCATTGCACCTATGTTTTACTAAATTCAAACCAAACTTCCTTAACTTGATCACTTGTCAACTTATTAGTTTATATATGTTCTAACTCCGCACGGGTctcttgttttgtttgtaaatCTCCTGATTCTACAGACTCTTGATACCTTTTCGATCTATTAAGTATAACAGTTGTTcgtaattcataaaaaaatgccCTACTTCCTCATTGAATTTGTCAAGCATGCAGGAAAGGGATTGTGGGTTATCAACAAATTCACAACGAAAACATTTCAGCTAGTGCAAAATGAAGCAGAACGGTGTGTGTGTATCCAAGAACAATATGCATGCATCAAACTTCTTCATAAATTGGAAGGAAAAGACATGATTAAAAAGCAACGAGAGGAAAAATATCTGCATAGATCAATCATCCTCAGAACCCATACTCATTTTCATACAGCTAGCTTAATTAGACATGAAGATATATTGAGTAAACAAATACTTAAAAGTAGATGTGCTATACAAGTATGTTGCTTCTTCAAGTATCACGTTTTGTGATGACTAATTAATTATGTCAAATTACTAATCAACCCAATAATTAGtagtaacatgttttttatttggttaaaagGAAAGTAGTAATCAAGTCGAGAGCAATGGTTCAAAACAACACTTGAAGTTTCCAAGACACTCAATGAGACCAGTGGTCCTCTCATGAGTACACCCAAAGTTAAATTTCCACAaccttttctctctccctccctctccatATTAATTTGCATATAGACGTACGATGCAAAATTAACAAGGGGAGACTGCCTTTATATAAAGGTGCATGAGAGGTAAGCATTTAATTAAACCTGGAGGACAAGAACATATAAGGAAGGAAAGCACCCCCTTCCCCCTCAAATTCTAAATGGTGAGCTGTGATGATATGCAGGAGGGTTTGGGAAATAAGACGGGCCACCAATGCTGCAGCAAACGGAAGGTCAAGAGAGGGTTATGGTCTCCAGATGAAGACGAGAagctaataaaatatataaccaCCCATGGCCATGGTTCTTGGAGTTCTGTTCCAAAGCTAGCAGGTACTGATCACACGCACACACTCTGGTGCTCTTTAATTGATccgtttatttgtttttcttttatgaagaaGTGGTCTTTAATTCTTGTTCTTTCAAAGCCAAACCCCCCCGTTGTAttgtttcttttccttctaATGGAGGCTTCTTCTTTCAGGGCTGCAAAGGTGTGGAAAGAGTTGTAGATTGAGATGGATAAACTACTTGAGACCAGATCTCAAAAGAGGTTCGTTTACTGCACAAGAAGAAAGTATCATCGTTGAGATTCACAGAATGCTAGGCAATAGATGGGCTCAAATAGCTAAGCATTTGCCTGGTAGAACTGACAATGAGGTCAAGAACTTCTGGAACTCGTGCATCAAAAAGAAGCTCATTGCACAAGGGTTAGATCCAAAAACTCATAATCTCCTCTCTAACAATTACAaacataacaataacaataatgcatGCGAACTGATCTCTTATCAATATTCCCATCAACAAACCACCTCAACTTTCACAGTAGATTCACAAATCAATGATACTTCAATGGATATGAAAGCACCCCTCATTCCATTCCCTACGATTCCCCCAGTTCCTGATACCAATCCATATCCCCCCTTGTTGCACAAATTCTCTTCCATATCAACATGTGAATACCAAAACCCTAATACACTAGCTTTCTTGGAGTCTGGAAGCAAGTCTTCAATCGGAAGTGTCCCTGTATCCTCTTCTACTTCACATCCATCTGAGTTTGGCATGCTAGATGAGACCTGCATGTGGGCTGGTGGCTATGAACTCATTCAATCCATAAAATCTGAAAAAGAGCAGCCAGAACAGCAAGTGGAATTAACGATTGAGAAGACCAATGAGTTAATAGGTGCTGGGCAGAATATGGTTGCTTCATTTGAAACTTCCACCttcgattttgattttgtgGAGTCTACTCTATTGCCTTGTGGGATGTACTATAACCCTAGTCCCATAGTTCAACCTGCATGGAATTCATGGGCCTTGCAAGAGAAAAAGTGATTGGTGCGGCGATGAGAGATTTCACTCTGCAGAAATTTTTCAAACTAGTACTGGTATGCTTGTGAATGGTATTGGTAAGTAGTAGTACGTAATATATTCTGAAAGACGTTATGAAGAGTTAAAGCAATGGGGTTTTTCTTGTATTATTGTTTTGAGTATAGTTTCTAGCCAGGTGGACTAATTAATTCTGTAACTTGGATTGTGATGGAGTAGTACGGAAGAAGGCTTTGTAAATTTGTATCCAATAATTAAGTGACGTCCCTTCTCTTGTTaatttccccccttttttttataatataaatcattgTGTCTAGCtagcttctttctttgttttgttgttcTATGAGAAAATCTTTAATTTACAGTTTCCTAACTTCTTAAAAGGATCTGAATTTAATACATTGATGAAcacaatataattataattaattggattttcttttctcatgtttaatttatgtaatggtttgtgaaaataattaatatatcttGTAATTTCATGCTTAAAACCGTTTCGAAAATAACGATTTGTACCGAGCTAGGGCcatttttatacaaaaagtATTGTTTCCCCTTTAAAAACAGAGACCTTTTGTCcaccaaaacaacaacaaagactTGTAAAGACAACCTACGATATTATTCAAGGAGACATGATGCTGTCAATTAATTATGTAGTTTGGTGGTAATTTACCCCGGCCATTCTAGCTAGCtacaaagtaattaattaaattaagggCTCTGTACATTCAAACCAAAAATGACGCATGATGATCAATGCCACTGCCTTGGCAAATATTAGGGAGGGAAGACTTTGGGTTCTATGTTTAAATTATTCTTCAAGATTGCACTTTGAATTCCCTCTCCGTCATCAATTTCACAGATTAATTACAGTACCTATTGAATTATATACAGGTTCTTTCACCATCATTctctaaaatgattttctttttatcaatttcaattaTCAGAATAGAAATAGATTGTTTTGGTTCATACTGTTTTTAAGTAACAACAAGTGTAAAAGCTCCTAAAGGTTTAGTTGAACTCATAGTTGTTAATCCCGGTCTAAAATTGATTCGGCCAAAAAGCTCAGTCCCAGATCATATAAAGTAACTTGGATcaacctagaaaaataaaaaaatatatacttgagGTTTaatatctcatatgaaaaagTTTTGAAACAATACACGTGGGTGGAtgtagattataaaaaaaatataaaacatgaggTGTACTATAGCTATTACAtatctaaaaattaagaaataattcatatggatgtaggctataaaaaaaa
It encodes the following:
- the LOC7465373 gene encoding transcription factor MYB86, whose protein sequence is MVSCDDMQEGLGNKTGHQCCSKRKVKRGLWSPDEDEKLIKYITTHGHGSWSSVPKLAGLQRCGKSCRLRWINYLRPDLKRGSFTAQEESIIVEIHRMLGNRWAQIAKHLPGRTDNEVKNFWNSCIKKKLIAQGLDPKTHNLLSNNYKHNNNNNACELISYQYSHQQTTSTFTVDSQINDTSMDMKAPLIPFPTIPPVPDTNPYPPLLHKFSSISTCEYQNPNTLAFLESGSKSSIGSVPVSSSTSHPSEFGMLDETCMWAGGYELIQSIKSEKEQPEQQVELTIEKTNELIGAGQNMVASFETSTFDFDFVESTLLPCGMYYNPSPIVQPAWNSWALQEKK